A window from Dehalococcoidia bacterium encodes these proteins:
- a CDS encoding cohesin domain-containing protein, which translates to MLARSSRATRRMLPAALLLAAATALAWLLFTSTSSLKASPDDTGLLSPSLESVGSGDGFEANPENAFMDDGIAASNIDGAGDSHLYFGYPIALPSSTLVEGVEIRADWWMDSVDGTSNLTIDLSWDGGASWTSTQATSLEDTSERTDILGGPADTWGRSWSPQELESLSVRVTASSDDPARDFHLDWIAVRIFYSSIPTPTHTATPTETATTVPTASDTPTPTETAVATDTPTPTPTETETPTATETATAVPTATDTPTPTETAVATDTPTPTPTETETPTATETATAVPTATDTPTPTETAVATDTATPTPTETETPTATETATAVPTATDTPTPTETAVATDTPTPTPTATETATAVPTATDTPTPTETAVATDTPTPTPTATETATAVPTATDTPTPTETAVATDTPTPTPTETETPTAVPTATDTPTPTATPDGTETPTPTPTETETPAATETATAVPTATDTPTPTATPDGTETPTPTPTETETPAATETATAVPTATDTPTPTATPDGTETPTATETETPTATETPTDTATPQPAGQTTLTASVQAGATEIAVADTAGFTTGDTIVINPGGANEETNEVAGFASILLVTPLLQDHDAGETVMVLEEATPTATATASVAGPIQRILPTNQVISLPGTFSTDITVEQVPNLGAYEAIVNYDSAVVSPTTAINSTFLGSTGRSVFCPAPSSTLVSGTILQFRFGCVTTGTTPAGPNGAGLLATINWDAVALGTSALILAPSLANELGDDIPATGFSASVEVSDGPTSTPTPTNTPCPGGSCPTDTPTPSPTSTPVINCGPSGATVCFLPQDDSHAKGALFTAAVAMQAGANLGAFEFQLAYDPEVMSATGAVPGSFLSSSGRAVNCLVPVLSDGLVRFTCVTLGDTPIAGASGNGILAFVEFSAVEEGFSILDLQDVTLTDPSGRVIPAAAVDGTRTILPCLGVCPSPTSTPTSTPSPTPTNTATETSTSTPCAGPCPTDTPTPTFTVTPTPTTTPTPTTTVPLALRVSPVSQNELASLSFAVDVVVENVVNLGAYEIGLLYDSALISLVSAVDGPFLGSTGREVSCPSFSDGAGSVRFGCATLGSVAPGASGTGVLVTFTFTGIQTGTSDLTLSAPILADVAANPASIGVIESGTVTIDPCPGTCPTPTSTPTPGTPTPTATPGGVSQVGVAPVSLTAPVGTEFYVDVLISNSANIGSYEVLLRTAFNELGEVEFGVLEFVQFTDGPFLESSGRIATCLDPAIDSISVRVGCVTTGPNPPGPAGAGVLATVRFRVLKPSTRPMLIAVDPLTGGLSDPLGAPLPFTVSGDTTVTIPAAGSGSTTAGGLIRSHGAGTPGPGIKPPGAIAAKDAAGQMKLVMPPLSADADIDLNPAIRSEPTRHPYRAALLTIAATAALIAAIALFWTYAPRELFRPLSGAATAAVLLLVFMTLPAQLKLSAANVVAVFKSPSSANLFIGGPQLVIEERIAIVTEPGLASFEVEVAYHSGVVDVDVAEGPFLQSSGLDTTCTKTSLASNRFVFSCALDGDPPAGPTGEGVIAILSVYPDSSLMLRPTRENGVLTVLDNVRTGVRLFDASGDALDAGSVGDALIAVRALEGDLNKDCIVNVIDDQLISVRYLARPGNLWYQPYYDLEPSFTDDDIDIKDLQFVYGRNGSTCQKPVPSQTPPPGTTPVIPSTATPSPSATASRTPTDTVIATATNTAVPTATRTPTPTDTAIATASNTAVPTATRTPTPTDTAIATATNTAVPAATHTPTPTNTAIATATNTAVPTATHTPTATATRTPTRTPSPTRTATRTATASRTPAATRTPTATATPEARTATATRTAVPTATNTQTATSTAIAATRTPRATHTAAITATRAPETATRTATKTAVPTATNTRTATATRTAAPTATRTRTFTPTATKTAVPTATNTRTATATRTAAPTATRTRTFTPTATKTAVPTATNTRTATSTVVAATRTPDATRTTVVTVTRTPGVTRTVVVTVTRTAVATATNTRTATETQTPTAANTPTATSTRTPTATNTHTATATATPTATQTATPTRTSTTTPSPSHTPQASETPTPSATFVPSSTPTRTSTAVATNTSTATRTATPGATGTAGGATSTPRSATTTRTGVVPAASRTTGPAVATPTRVNIVLGGERTATPVRSPGALPRTGVYDVQDGRTSGAQLIATLVVLGLGALAATAFIVRRNATTKR; encoded by the coding sequence ATGTTGGCGCGCTCGTCGCGCGCAACGCGGCGGATGCTTCCGGCCGCCCTGCTGCTCGCCGCCGCGACGGCGCTCGCTTGGCTGCTCTTCACCTCAACGTCCTCCCTCAAAGCATCGCCTGACGATACAGGTCTTCTCAGTCCTTCACTCGAGTCCGTAGGAAGCGGCGATGGGTTCGAAGCCAATCCCGAGAACGCCTTCATGGATGACGGTATCGCCGCGTCCAACATCGATGGTGCGGGCGACAGCCATCTCTACTTCGGCTATCCCATCGCCTTGCCATCCTCAACGCTCGTCGAAGGTGTCGAGATCCGCGCCGACTGGTGGATGGATTCGGTTGACGGGACGAGCAACCTGACGATCGATCTGTCCTGGGATGGTGGCGCGAGCTGGACGTCAACTCAGGCCACGTCACTCGAAGATACAAGTGAGCGCACCGACATCCTCGGCGGTCCCGCCGACACATGGGGACGATCATGGTCGCCGCAGGAACTCGAAAGCCTCAGCGTGCGCGTCACCGCCAGTAGCGACGATCCCGCCCGCGATTTCCACCTCGACTGGATTGCGGTGCGTATCTTTTATTCATCGATTCCAACGCCGACCCATACGGCGACGCCCACCGAAACGGCGACCACCGTCCCGACCGCCTCTGACACGCCGACGCCAACCGAAACGGCAGTCGCGACGGATACCCCGACGCCAACGCCTACGGAAACCGAAACGCCGACCGCCACCGAAACGGCGACCGCCGTCCCAACCGCCACTGACACGCCGACGCCAACCGAGACGGCAGTCGCGACGGATACCCCGACGCCAACACCTACTGAAACCGAAACGCCGACCGCCACCGAAACGGCGACCGCCGTCCCGACGGCCACCGACACGCCGACGCCAACCGAGACGGCAGTCGCGACGGATACCGCAACGCCAACGCCTACGGAAACCGAAACGCCGACCGCCACCGAAACAGCGACCGCCGTCCCGACCGCCACCGACACGCCCACGCCGACCGAGACGGCAGTCGCGACGGATACCCCGACGCCAACGCCTACCGCCACCGAAACAGCGACCGCCGTCCCGACCGCCACCGACACGCCCACGCCGACCGAGACGGCAGTCGCGACGGATACCCCGACGCCAACGCCTACCGCCACCGAAACAGCGACCGCCGTCCCGACCGCCACCGACACGCCTACGCCGACCGAGACGGCAGTCGCGACGGATACCCCGACGCCAACGCCTACTGAAACCGAAACGCCGACCGCCGTCCCAACCGCCACTGACACGCCCACGCCGACCGCCACGCCTGACGGCACCGAAACGCCGACGCCAACGCCCACCGAGACCGAGACGCCCGCCGCTACCGAAACGGCGACCGCCGTCCCGACCGCCACCGACACGCCCACGCCGACCGCCACGCCTGACGGCACCGAAACGCCGACGCCAACGCCCACCGAGACCGAGACGCCCGCCGCTACCGAAACGGCGACCGCCGTCCCGACCGCCACCGACACGCCCACGCCGACCGCCACGCCTGACGGCACCGAAACGCCAACGGCCACCGAGACCGAAACACCGACCGCCACCGAAACGCCGACGGACACTGCCACGCCGCAACCCGCTGGACAGACGACGCTGACAGCATCCGTACAGGCAGGCGCAACAGAGATCGCCGTCGCCGATACGGCGGGTTTCACGACGGGCGACACCATCGTCATCAACCCCGGCGGAGCAAATGAGGAGACGAATGAAGTAGCGGGTTTCGCGTCGATCCTGCTCGTGACGCCATTGCTGCAAGATCACGACGCGGGCGAGACGGTCATGGTGCTGGAGGAGGCAACCCCGACAGCGACGGCTACAGCAAGCGTTGCAGGACCGATACAGCGAATTCTTCCTACGAACCAGGTCATCTCGCTGCCTGGGACGTTCAGCACGGACATCACCGTTGAACAGGTCCCGAATCTCGGTGCGTACGAGGCGATCGTCAACTATGACAGCGCCGTCGTAAGTCCGACGACCGCGATTAACAGTACATTTCTGGGAAGCACGGGCAGGAGCGTCTTCTGTCCGGCGCCATCCTCTACCCTCGTATCCGGCACGATCCTGCAGTTTCGCTTCGGCTGCGTGACGACAGGGACAACGCCCGCCGGCCCGAACGGTGCGGGCCTGCTCGCGACGATCAATTGGGACGCAGTCGCCTTGGGCACCAGTGCCCTAATTCTCGCGCCGTCGCTCGCGAATGAGTTGGGCGACGATATCCCCGCTACCGGATTCAGCGCGAGTGTTGAAGTCAGCGATGGACCGACGTCCACCCCCACGCCAACGAACACCCCATGTCCTGGCGGCAGCTGTCCCACGGATACGCCGACGCCGAGCCCGACAAGCACGCCCGTGATCAACTGCGGCCCAAGCGGCGCGACCGTCTGCTTCCTCCCACAGGATGACTCGCACGCAAAGGGCGCGTTGTTTACCGCCGCCGTTGCAATGCAGGCCGGCGCAAATCTCGGCGCCTTCGAATTTCAGCTGGCCTACGACCCGGAGGTTATGAGCGCAACCGGAGCGGTCCCAGGGTCATTCCTCTCTAGCTCGGGTAGAGCCGTGAATTGCCTTGTCCCGGTGCTCTCAGACGGGCTCGTCCGGTTCACGTGCGTGACGCTTGGGGATACACCCATCGCCGGTGCTTCCGGCAACGGCATCCTTGCGTTCGTCGAGTTCTCCGCTGTTGAAGAGGGTTTTTCGATCCTCGATCTTCAGGACGTGACCCTGACGGATCCGTCTGGACGAGTGATCCCCGCAGCCGCCGTCGATGGAACGCGGACGATCTTGCCGTGCCTGGGTGTCTGTCCGTCGCCGACATCCACGCCAACTTCAACACCATCACCGACGCCCACCAATACCGCGACCGAGACGTCGACGAGCACCCCCTGCGCCGGACCATGTCCCACCGACACGCCGACGCCCACGTTCACTGTTACGCCTACGCCCACCACGACTCCTACACCCACCACGACCGTTCCGCTCGCGCTTCGCGTCAGCCCTGTGTCCCAGAACGAGTTGGCCTCACTGAGTTTTGCGGTCGATGTCGTTGTGGAGAACGTGGTCAACCTGGGCGCCTACGAGATCGGCCTGCTCTACGATTCTGCTTTGATCTCCTTGGTCTCGGCGGTCGACGGTCCGTTTCTGGGTAGTACCGGGCGCGAAGTGAGTTGTCCATCGTTTTCAGATGGTGCCGGAAGCGTCCGCTTTGGCTGCGCAACTCTCGGCTCGGTTGCTCCTGGCGCATCCGGGACAGGCGTCCTCGTTACGTTCACCTTCACCGGCATCCAGACAGGCACGTCTGACCTCACGCTCAGCGCTCCGATCCTGGCGGACGTCGCGGCCAACCCGGCGTCAATCGGAGTCATTGAATCCGGCACCGTCACGATCGATCCGTGTCCAGGCACCTGCCCCACTCCCACGTCAACTCCCACACCCGGCACACCTACGCCGACCGCTACGCCCGGCGGCGTGTCGCAGGTTGGTGTAGCGCCGGTGAGCCTCACTGCCCCGGTGGGCACAGAATTCTACGTAGATGTGTTGATCTCCAACAGCGCAAACATTGGTTCGTACGAAGTCCTGCTGCGTACGGCCTTCAATGAGCTGGGTGAGGTCGAGTTCGGCGTACTTGAATTTGTCCAATTTACGGACGGTCCCTTCTTGGAAAGCTCCGGAAGGATCGCCACCTGTCTCGACCCCGCCATCGATTCGATAAGCGTGCGGGTGGGATGCGTCACGACCGGGCCTAACCCGCCGGGTCCCGCGGGAGCAGGCGTCCTCGCGACCGTCAGATTTCGCGTGTTAAAGCCTTCGACGCGCCCAATGTTGATCGCGGTTGATCCGCTGACCGGCGGTCTTAGCGATCCGCTGGGCGCGCCGCTGCCATTCACGGTCTCGGGTGACACCACCGTGACCATTCCGGCTGCGGGTTCCGGATCAACGACCGCCGGTGGATTGATCCGTTCGCATGGCGCTGGAACTCCCGGCCCCGGAATCAAACCTCCTGGCGCTATCGCTGCCAAGGACGCCGCCGGACAAATGAAACTCGTCATGCCGCCGCTCTCCGCCGACGCTGACATCGACTTGAATCCGGCAATTCGATCCGAACCTACGCGGCATCCTTATCGCGCGGCGTTGCTCACGATCGCGGCGACGGCTGCCTTGATCGCAGCGATCGCCTTGTTCTGGACGTACGCGCCTCGAGAACTCTTCCGCCCTCTATCCGGTGCAGCGACGGCCGCCGTACTGCTACTTGTCTTTATGACGCTGCCGGCACAATTGAAGCTGAGTGCAGCTAATGTTGTCGCGGTGTTCAAGTCACCTTCGTCAGCAAACCTCTTTATCGGCGGCCCTCAACTCGTCATTGAGGAGAGGATCGCCATAGTGACTGAACCGGGACTTGCGTCGTTCGAAGTCGAAGTGGCCTATCACTCCGGCGTCGTCGACGTGGACGTTGCTGAGGGCCCATTCCTCCAGAGCTCTGGACTCGACACGACCTGTACAAAGACGAGCCTTGCGAGTAACCGGTTCGTCTTCTCGTGCGCGCTCGACGGCGATCCTCCCGCTGGTCCGACTGGCGAAGGCGTCATCGCCATATTGAGCGTCTACCCCGATAGTTCGCTCATGCTGCGCCCAACGAGGGAGAACGGCGTTCTCACCGTTCTTGACAATGTGCGAACCGGTGTCCGTCTCTTCGACGCGTCCGGCGATGCGCTCGATGCCGGATCCGTGGGCGATGCTTTAATCGCCGTGCGCGCCCTCGAGGGCGATCTGAACAAGGACTGCATCGTCAACGTGATCGATGATCAACTGATCTCCGTCCGATATCTGGCGCGACCCGGAAACCTCTGGTACCAGCCCTACTACGATCTTGAACCGTCGTTCACCGACGACGACATCGATATCAAGGATCTGCAGTTCGTGTACGGACGCAATGGAAGCACGTGCCAAAAGCCGGTTCCTTCGCAGACTCCTCCACCGGGGACCACGCCCGTAATTCCGTCCACAGCGACCCCGTCGCCGTCCGCAACGGCGAGCCGGACGCCGACCGACACCGTCATCGCCACCGCCACCAACACCGCCGTCCCGACGGCGACCCGCACGCCCACGCCGACCGACACCGCCATCGCCACCGCCAGCAACACCGCCGTCCCGACGGCGACCCGCACGCCCACGCCGACCGACACCGCCATCGCCACCGCCACCAACACCGCCGTCCCGGCGGCGACCCACACGCCCACGCCGACCAACACCGCCATCGCCACCGCCACCAACACCGCCGTCCCGACGGCGACCCACACGCCCACCGCAACGGCGACGCGCACACCAACCAGAACGCCTTCACCCACACGGACAGCCACGCGCACCGCAACCGCCAGTCGCACACCCGCCGCCACCAGGACGCCTACCGCGACGGCGACACCGGAAGCGCGCACCGCTACCGCGACCCGCACCGCTGTGCCCACCGCCACCAACACACAGACCGCTACATCGACAGCGATCGCTGCAACGCGCACGCCGCGCGCTACGCACACCGCGGCCATTACGGCAACGCGCGCGCCTGAAACCGCGACGCGGACGGCGACGAAGACCGCCGTCCCGACCGCCACCAACACCCGCACCGCGACGGCAACCCGCACCGCCGCGCCGACAGCCACGCGCACGCGTACCTTCACGCCAACCGCGACGAAGACCGCCGTCCCGACCGCCACCAACACCCGCACCGCGACGGCAACCCGCACCGCCGCGCCGACAGCCACGCGCACGCGTACCTTCACGCCAACCGCGACGAAGACCGCCGTCCCGACCGCCACCAACACGCGGACCGCGACCTCCACGGTCGTCGCGGCAACCCGCACGCCTGACGCGACGCGCACGACGGTCGTCACTGTGACCCGCACCCCCGGCGTCACGCGCACCGTGGTCGTCACCGTGACACGCACAGCCGTCGCCACAGCCACCAACACCCGGACGGCCACTGAGACGCAGACGCCAACCGCTGCTAATACGCCAACGGCGACTTCGACGCGGACGCCAACCGCTACGAACACGCACACGGCGACCGCCACCGCAACGCCTACAGCGACCCAGACCGCGACGCCGACGCGCACGTCCACGACAACGCCTTCGCCGTCGCACACGCCACAGGCGTCCGAAACGCCGACGCCGTCCGCCACCTTCGTGCCCTCCAGCACGCCGACTCGGACGTCGACTGCCGTCGCCACGAACACGTCGACGGCCACGCGGACCGCCACGCCCGGCGCGACGGGCACGGCGGGTGGCGCCACGTCCACGCCACGCTCCGCGACTACAACGCGCACCGGCGTCGTCCCCGCGGCGAGCCGCACCACCGGGCCGGCCGTCGCGACGCCGACCCGCGTCAACATCGTGCTCGGCGGAGAGCGGACCGCTACGCCTGTGCGCTCCCCCGGTGCGCTGCCGAGGACCGGCGTTTACGACGTGCAGGACGGCCGGACGTCGGGCGCCCAGTTGATCGCCACGCTGGTCGTGCTCGGACTTGGTGCTCTCGCAGCCACCGCGTTCATAGTGCGGCGCAATGCAACGACGAAGCGCTAA
- a CDS encoding DinB family protein, whose amino-acid sequence MWDGPPAMQVSKADLLAHILLHERGHHGDVTSVLAQIRADPPAVDYLVYQFFKRQHE is encoded by the coding sequence ATGTGGGACGGGCCGCCGGCCATGCAGGTGAGCAAAGCAGACCTCCTCGCGCACATCCTGCTGCACGAGCGCGGCCACCACGGCGACGTCACAAGCGTGCTCGCGCAGATCCGCGCGGACCCACCCGCCGTCGACTACCTCGTGTACCAGTTCTTCAAGCGCCAGCACGAGTAA
- the hrcA gene encoding heat-inducible transcriptional repressor HrcA, whose translation MLTERRARLLSLIISEYVDSAVPVGSDAIVRKHRLGFSSATIRNEMARLEEEGFISHPHTSAGRVPSDKGYRYYVEALMKERDLSLDAKQMIRHQFHQAGREEDEWIHLAAAVLARAVENAAVVTLPRSPEARLKRLEMVSIQDTAALLVLVLQQARLKQQVLIFPDPIEQDELTAIANHLTQAFVGHSAAEIARSQVQLTQLEWHVANAVREIMASSDTSGYDEAYLEGVRNVMKKPEFATSEKMINLLDVLEQRNLPKIIPFRELSTDGVTVMIGAEHEEDAMRDYSVVVAPYGKQGGVQGAMAVVGPTRMHYSETISTVRFMAGVMSEMLQTFYGDDEERQPEEPAE comes from the coding sequence ATGCTGACTGAACGTAGAGCCAGGCTCTTGAGCCTGATCATCAGCGAATACGTCGATAGCGCCGTGCCCGTCGGGTCGGACGCGATCGTCCGCAAGCACCGGCTGGGCTTCTCTTCGGCGACGATCCGCAACGAGATGGCGCGCCTGGAAGAAGAGGGCTTCATCAGCCATCCCCACACGTCGGCGGGGCGGGTGCCATCGGACAAGGGATACCGCTACTACGTCGAGGCGCTCATGAAGGAGCGCGACCTCTCGCTCGATGCGAAGCAGATGATCCGGCACCAGTTCCACCAGGCGGGCCGCGAGGAAGACGAGTGGATCCACCTGGCGGCAGCGGTCCTGGCGCGGGCGGTCGAGAACGCGGCGGTGGTGACGTTGCCGCGGTCGCCTGAAGCGCGCCTCAAGCGGCTGGAGATGGTGAGCATCCAGGACACGGCGGCGCTGCTGGTGCTGGTGTTGCAGCAGGCGCGCCTGAAGCAGCAGGTACTGATATTTCCGGATCCGATCGAACAGGACGAACTGACGGCGATCGCGAACCACCTGACGCAGGCGTTTGTGGGCCACTCGGCGGCGGAGATCGCGCGGTCGCAGGTGCAGCTGACGCAGCTCGAGTGGCACGTCGCGAATGCCGTGCGCGAGATCATGGCGTCGTCGGACACGAGCGGTTACGACGAGGCGTACCTCGAAGGCGTGCGCAACGTGATGAAGAAGCCGGAGTTCGCGACGAGCGAGAAGATGATCAACCTGCTGGATGTGCTCGAGCAGCGCAACCTGCCGAAGATCATCCCGTTTCGCGAACTTTCGACGGACGGCGTGACGGTGATGATCGGCGCGGAACACGAAGAGGACGCGATGCGCGACTACAGCGTCGTCGTGGCGCCGTACGGCAAGCAGGGCGGCGTGCAGGGCGCGATGGCCGTCGTCGGGCCGACGCGCATGCACTACTCGGAGACGATCTCGACGGTGCGCTTCATGGCCGGCGTGATGAGCGAAATGCTGCAGACGTTCTACGGCGATGACGAAGAACGCCAGCCGGAAGAGCCCGCCGAATAG
- a CDS encoding nucleotide exchange factor GrpE: MTTERENEATSDAAALPDDPEALKAQLEEERAKAQSYMQSWQRAAADYQNFKRRVEEERSETARFANASLIINLLPLVDDLERALHNVDTHLAGLTWVDGMRLIYRKFQALLEMAGVSEIEADGHTFDPSLHEAVAQVPGEEGKVVSVAQRGYKLGDRVIRPAMVIVGTGGGVPQQEDR; this comes from the coding sequence ATGACCACGGAACGCGAGAATGAAGCGACATCGGACGCGGCGGCATTGCCGGACGACCCGGAGGCGTTGAAGGCGCAACTGGAAGAAGAGCGCGCCAAAGCGCAGTCGTACATGCAGAGCTGGCAACGCGCGGCCGCGGATTATCAGAACTTCAAGCGCCGGGTGGAGGAGGAGCGCAGCGAGACGGCGCGTTTCGCGAACGCCTCCCTGATCATCAACCTGCTGCCGCTCGTCGATGACCTGGAACGCGCGCTGCACAACGTCGACACGCATCTTGCCGGGCTGACGTGGGTCGACGGCATGCGGCTGATCTATCGCAAGTTCCAGGCGCTGCTGGAGATGGCCGGCGTGTCGGAGATCGAGGCGGACGGCCACACGTTCGACCCGTCGCTGCACGAAGCTGTGGCCCAAGTGCCGGGCGAAGAAGGCAAAGTCGTGTCGGTGGCGCAGCGCGGCTACAAGCTCGGCGACCGGGTGATCCGCCCGGCGATGGTGATCGTCGGGACGGGCGGCGGCGTGCCGCAGCAAGAGGACCGATAA
- the dnaK gene encoding molecular chaperone DnaK, producing the protein MAKVIGIDLGTTNSVVAVMEGGDPVVITNTEGARITPSVVAISKTGERLVGTVAKRQAVTNPDNTVYSVKRLMGRKFEDAEVQRDLSLLGYKIERAPNGDAQVQMGGRAYSPPEISGMILQKLKSDAEAYLGETVTEAVITVPAYFNDQQRQATKDAGKIAGLEVLRIINEPTAAALAYGLDKKTEELIAVYDLGGGTFDISILELGEGTFQVKSTNGDTHLGGDDFDQRIIDFLVTEFKREQGIDLKQDRMALQRLKEAAEKAKIELSTAQQTEVNLPFITADAAGPKHMAINITRAKLEQLVGELVEGTLEPVKKALQDAGVTASQVDEVVLVGGQTRMPLVQEKVKAFFGKEPHKGVNPDEVVGIGAAIQAGVLKGEVRDVLLLDVTPLTLGIETLGGVATPLIQRNTTIPTSKSQVFSTAADNQPSVEIHVLQGERAMATDNKSLGRFILDGILPSPRGVPQVEVTFDLDANGILNVSARDKATGKEQKITITAGGGLSNEEVEKLRQEAELHAEEDRKRRDEIEIRNQADSLAYTAEKTLRENADKIDGGLKSEVEGKIAAVRSQLQSGDASTIRSAVEELSAAMQQIGQAVYGSQAGADGAQEGAPEGEATAEEGTVEGEYREV; encoded by the coding sequence ATGGCAAAAGTAATCGGGATTGACCTGGGGACGACGAACAGCGTCGTGGCGGTGATGGAGGGCGGCGACCCGGTCGTCATCACGAACACCGAGGGCGCGCGCATCACGCCGTCCGTCGTCGCGATCAGCAAGACGGGCGAGCGGCTGGTCGGCACCGTCGCCAAGCGGCAGGCGGTGACGAACCCGGACAACACGGTGTACTCGGTGAAGCGCCTGATGGGGCGCAAGTTCGAAGACGCCGAGGTGCAGCGCGACCTGAGCCTGCTGGGCTACAAGATCGAGCGGGCGCCGAACGGCGACGCGCAGGTGCAGATGGGGGGCCGCGCGTATTCGCCGCCGGAGATCTCCGGCATGATCCTGCAGAAGCTGAAGTCGGACGCGGAGGCGTACCTGGGCGAAACCGTCACGGAGGCGGTGATCACCGTCCCGGCGTACTTCAACGACCAGCAGCGCCAGGCGACGAAGGACGCGGGCAAGATCGCCGGCCTCGAGGTGTTGCGCATCATCAACGAGCCGACGGCGGCGGCGCTCGCGTACGGGTTGGACAAGAAGACCGAAGAGCTGATCGCCGTATACGACCTGGGCGGCGGCACGTTCGACATCTCGATCCTGGAGCTGGGCGAAGGCACGTTCCAGGTGAAGTCGACCAACGGCGACACGCACCTGGGCGGCGACGACTTCGACCAGCGGATCATCGACTTCCTGGTGACGGAGTTCAAGCGCGAGCAGGGAATTGACCTGAAGCAGGACCGGATGGCGCTGCAGCGTCTGAAGGAGGCGGCGGAGAAGGCGAAGATCGAGCTTTCGACGGCGCAGCAGACCGAGGTGAACCTGCCGTTCATCACGGCGGATGCGGCCGGCCCCAAGCACATGGCGATCAACATCACGCGCGCGAAGCTCGAGCAGCTCGTCGGCGAACTCGTCGAAGGGACGCTGGAGCCGGTGAAGAAGGCACTGCAGGACGCGGGCGTCACCGCGTCGCAGGTTGATGAAGTGGTGCTGGTCGGCGGTCAGACGCGCATGCCGCTCGTGCAGGAGAAGGTGAAGGCGTTCTTCGGCAAGGAGCCGCACAAGGGTGTGAACCCGGACGAGGTCGTCGGGATCGGCGCGGCGATCCAGGCGGGCGTGCTCAAGGGCGAAGTGCGCGACGTGCTGCTGCTCGACGTGACGCCGCTGACGCTCGGCATCGAGACGCTGGGCGGCGTGGCGACGCCGCTGATCCAGCGCAACACGACGATCCCGACGAGCAAGAGCCAGGTGTTTTCGACGGCCGCGGACAACCAGCCGAGCGTCGAGATCCACGTGCTGCAGGGCGAGCGGGCGATGGCGACGGACAACAAGTCGCTGGGCCGCTTCATCCTCGACGGCATTCTGCCGTCCCCGCGCGGCGTGCCGCAGGTCGAGGTGACGTTCGACCTGGACGCGAACGGCATTCTCAACGTGTCGGCGCGCGACAAGGCGACGGGCAAGGAGCAGAAGATCACGATCACGGCCGGCGGCGGGCTCTCGAACGAAGAGGTCGAGAAGCTGCGGCAGGAAGCCGAACTGCACGCCGAGGAGGACCGCAAGCGCCGCGACGAGATCGAGATCCGCAACCAGGCGGACAGCCTGGCGTACACGGCCGAGAAGACGCTGCGCGAGAACGCGGACAAGATCGACGGAGGGCTGAAGTCCGAGGTCGAGGGCAAAATCGCGGCAGTCCGCAGCCAACTTCAGTCGGGCGATGCGTCGACGATCCGCAGCGCCGTCGAGGAGCTATCGGCGGCGATGCAGCAGATCGGGCAGGCGGTCTACGGCTCGCAGGCGGGCGCCGATGGCGCGCAAGAGGGCGCGCCGGAAGGCGAAGCGACGGCGGAAGAGGGGACCGTGGAGGGCGAATACCGGGAGGTGTAG